A single genomic interval of Nostoc commune NIES-4072 harbors:
- a CDS encoding ATP-binding sensor histidine kinase, giving the protein MVSIPGYDVSKELYNGSRTLVYRADREADRKPVVIKLMKSAYPSFNELVQFRNQFTIAKNLNLPGIIQTYSLEPYQNGYALVMEDFGGISLKEWGVGRSVESLMEFLRIAIALCNTLDILIRHRIIHKDIKPANILINPETKEVKLIDFSIASLLPRETQVLMSPNVLEGTLGYLSPEQTGRMNRGIDYRTDFYSLGVTFYELLTGELPFKSHDAMELVHCHIAKLPPLVHEINPQIPPVLSSIVSKLMAKNAEDRYQSAFGLKYDLENCLAQLNKTGKIASFPIAQRDVCDRFIIPEKLYGREHEVETLLKAFDRVTNNQTELMLVAGFSGIGKTALVNEIHKPIVRQRGYFIKGKYDQFNRNIPFSAFVQAFRDLMGQLVNESDVQLSTWKNKILQVLGDQGQVILEVIPELEQIIGQQPPATELSPSAAQNRFNLLFQKFIQVFTTKEHPLVIFLDDLQWVDSASLKLMQLLMNQSGSGSLLLIGAYRDNEVSTAHPLTLTLTDIRKANATIHSITLAPLSKASLNQLLVDTLSCSVEAAQPLTRLIYQKTQGNPFFITQFLKALYEEGLITFNFQQGYWQCDIAGVKTLALTDDVVEFVALQLQKLPAATQNVLKLAACIGNQFDLLTLAIVSEQSETETAASLWKALQEGLILPTSEVYKFFQDSGHDSDSNPFNSNFQVPTYKFLHDRVQQAAYSLIPGEQKQFTHLKIGQLLLQNTSESQQEERIFEIVSQLNRGILLITQPIERQKLAQLNLNAGRKAKEATAYGAAIHYLNSGMELLTINSWEIAYELTLSLYEEAAEAAFLSNQFELMEFLIQIVIQQTTTLLDRVKVYEVQLQAYQVQGQPFQAIAAGRELLNQLGVTLPESVTPLDIQQYVVNTLSTLAGRSIESLVDLPLMDDAKALVALRIIASIAPAIHQSSSNLLPIIACEEVNLSLKYGNAPLSAPGYADFGIVLNSCNQLESGYEFGKLGLMLVDKFQAKSVQSMTIFKVAALNQCNKQHVRTSISLLQESHNIGLETGDFFHVLSSMIFKLFYVYLSGTEVLEILLTDIKAYQSNFAKNQRLLNWSNIICQSIKNLTEYSNNPECLIGEYCQEEQLLSTLIKENDELTLHIFFLNKLTLSYLFENFPAAVENANQGEQYLNDGTGMLSVPVFYYYDSLSRLAVYPTAEPPQQEQLLLKVSENQEKLQFRAKFAPMNFQHKFDLVEAERYRVLGEKMAAMELYDRAISLAKENEYIQEEALGNELAAKFYLDWGKEKIAQAYMQEAYYCYARWGAQAKTEDLEKRYPQLLAPILQGQLNRFQLSSTVDASSFPHQTIHTNLSSSSISEALDFDAIFKASQALSSEIKLEKLLTTLLQVVMENAGAQKAALLILQQDNLVVEAVATINEGVTLVSVPLSTSQNIPITLVNSVKRTLKTVVLDDATAQTDFIADSYFMQQQPKSVLCTPMLNQGKLIGLLYLENPLTIGAFTSDRTEVIQLLCTQAAISLDNARLYQESQNYAHQLERSLAQLRASEARFQKVADNIPGAIYQLRLNPDGSVSMPYISSGCYKLYEVKAEEIMAGTQNLRSLEHPDDFASIQQAIIYSAENITPFRHKWRIITPSGTMKWIQGASQPERQADGSIVWDGVVIDISEGKLAEAALQESEAHLRHKSQDLEEAVQNFQQAQLQMVQNEKMATLGNLVAGVAHEINNPIGFLKGSVNNAEEYIQDLLAHIQCYQEHHPTPAIAVIEHGQEIDLEFLAEDLPKLVSSMKVASERIKDISISLRTFSRADTTEKVACNIHEGIESTLLILKYRLKANEKRPAIKVITEYGELPPVKCFLGQLNQVFMNIIANAIDALDTSTEGCSFAQVQANHQQILIRTEVSSDQRTVAIRIRDNGQGMLEEVRTRIFDHLFTTKEVGKGTGLGLAIARQIVEETHDGRLSCNSVLGEGTEFVIEIPVS; this is encoded by the coding sequence ATGGTCAGCATTCCCGGATATGACGTTAGCAAAGAACTCTACAATGGTTCTCGAACCTTAGTTTATCGCGCTGATCGAGAAGCTGACCGAAAGCCTGTGGTGATTAAGCTGATGAAAAGTGCTTATCCCAGTTTCAATGAATTGGTACAGTTTCGCAATCAGTTCACTATCGCCAAAAATCTGAATCTACCTGGAATCATCCAAACCTACAGCCTGGAACCCTATCAGAATGGCTATGCGTTAGTAATGGAAGATTTTGGGGGAATTTCTCTTAAAGAATGGGGAGTGGGGAGAAGCGTAGAATCTCTGATGGAGTTTTTACGAATTGCGATCGCTCTGTGCAATACATTAGATATTCTAATTCGTCATCGGATCATTCACAAAGATATTAAACCCGCCAATATTTTAATTAATCCAGAAACTAAAGAAGTTAAATTAATTGACTTTAGTATTGCATCTCTACTGCCACGGGAAACTCAAGTTCTTATGAGTCCTAATGTGTTAGAAGGGACACTCGGCTATTTGTCTCCAGAGCAAACTGGACGGATGAACCGGGGAATTGATTACCGTACTGATTTTTATTCTCTGGGTGTAACTTTTTACGAATTACTAACAGGGGAATTACCATTTAAATCGCACGATGCAATGGAATTGGTACATTGTCATATTGCCAAACTTCCGCCTTTAGTACATGAGATTAATCCGCAAATTCCGCCTGTACTCTCATCTATTGTCAGCAAATTGATGGCAAAAAATGCCGAAGACCGCTATCAAAGTGCATTTGGGCTGAAATATGATTTAGAAAATTGTTTGGCTCAACTCAATAAAACGGGGAAAATTGCAAGTTTCCCAATTGCTCAACGGGATGTGTGCGATCGCTTTATTATCCCAGAAAAACTCTATGGTCGTGAGCATGAAGTTGAAACTCTGCTAAAAGCCTTTGACCGCGTTACCAACAATCAGACAGAACTAATGCTGGTGGCTGGTTTTTCTGGTATTGGTAAAACTGCTTTGGTCAACGAGATTCACAAACCCATTGTCCGACAAAGAGGCTACTTCATCAAAGGCAAATATGACCAATTTAATCGTAATATTCCCTTTTCCGCTTTTGTCCAGGCGTTTCGAGACTTAATGGGGCAATTGGTGAATGAAAGTGATGTCCAATTGTCAACTTGGAAAAATAAAATTTTACAAGTGCTGGGTGATCAGGGTCAAGTTATTCTTGAGGTAATTCCCGAACTCGAACAAATTATTGGTCAACAACCACCTGCAACAGAACTTTCACCAAGTGCAGCCCAGAATCGCTTCAATTTACTTTTTCAAAAGTTCATTCAGGTATTCACCACAAAAGAACATCCATTAGTAATTTTCCTCGATGATTTGCAGTGGGTCGATTCTGCATCACTCAAGTTGATGCAGTTGCTGATGAACCAATCAGGAAGTGGATCTTTACTTTTAATTGGAGCTTATCGAGATAATGAAGTCTCTACCGCGCATCCTTTGACGCTGACTTTAACGGATATTCGCAAAGCTAATGCCACCATTCACAGCATTACTTTAGCCCCGTTAAGTAAAGCCAGTTTAAATCAATTGCTGGTTGATACCTTGAGTTGTTCAGTTGAAGCTGCCCAACCTCTAACGCGACTCATCTATCAAAAAACTCAGGGAAATCCATTTTTTATAACGCAATTTCTCAAAGCATTGTATGAAGAAGGACTAATTACTTTTAATTTTCAGCAAGGATACTGGCAATGTGATATTGCTGGTGTGAAAACACTCGCCCTCACCGATGATGTGGTAGAATTCGTAGCGCTACAGTTGCAGAAATTGCCAGCAGCAACGCAAAATGTGTTGAAATTAGCCGCGTGCATTGGCAACCAGTTTGATTTGCTAACCTTAGCAATTGTTTCTGAACAATCGGAAACCGAAACGGCAGCATCTTTATGGAAAGCTTTGCAAGAAGGGTTAATTTTACCTACTAGTGAAGTTTATAAATTCTTTCAAGATAGCGGGCATGATTCTGACTCAAACCCCTTCAATTCAAATTTCCAAGTCCCCACCTATAAATTTTTACATGACCGGGTGCAGCAAGCGGCTTACTCTCTAATTCCAGGTGAGCAGAAACAATTTACCCATCTAAAAATTGGTCAATTACTCTTGCAAAATACCTCTGAGTCTCAGCAAGAGGAGCGAATTTTTGAGATTGTTAGTCAGTTAAATCGGGGAATATTGCTAATTACCCAGCCAATTGAACGTCAAAAATTAGCTCAATTAAATCTAAATGCTGGTCGAAAAGCGAAAGAAGCTACCGCTTATGGTGCAGCAATACATTACTTAAATTCCGGAATGGAATTGCTGACAATTAATAGTTGGGAAATCGCCTACGAACTGACTCTAAGTTTATACGAAGAAGCCGCCGAAGCTGCCTTTCTCAGCAATCAATTTGAGCTAATGGAATTTCTAATCCAGATTGTTATCCAACAAACAACTACCTTATTGGATAGAGTGAAAGTTTATGAAGTTCAACTCCAAGCTTATCAGGTGCAGGGTCAACCATTCCAAGCGATCGCAGCCGGGCGTGAACTTCTCAATCAACTTGGGGTGACATTACCCGAATCAGTAACGCCTTTAGACATTCAGCAATATGTCGTAAACACGCTCTCCACCTTGGCAGGCAGAAGTATTGAGAGCTTAGTTGATTTGCCATTGATGGATGATGCCAAAGCTTTGGTTGCTTTGCGGATTATCGCTAGCATCGCTCCCGCCATCCATCAGAGTTCCTCCAATCTGTTGCCAATTATTGCCTGCGAAGAGGTGAATTTATCTCTTAAATACGGCAATGCACCACTCTCTGCACCAGGGTACGCAGATTTTGGAATTGTACTTAATAGTTGTAACCAACTGGAGTCAGGTTATGAATTTGGCAAGCTAGGTTTAATGCTTGTAGATAAATTTCAAGCAAAATCTGTTCAGAGCATGACTATATTTAAGGTAGCTGCATTGAATCAATGCAATAAACAACATGTTCGCACCTCAATTAGTTTATTGCAGGAATCTCATAATATTGGATTAGAGACAGGTGATTTTTTCCATGTACTTTCATCCATGATTTTCAAGTTATTCTATGTCTATTTAAGTGGCACAGAAGTTTTGGAAATCTTGCTAACAGATATCAAAGCCTACCAATCTAATTTCGCCAAAAATCAGCGTTTATTAAATTGGTCAAATATAATCTGTCAAAGTATTAAAAATCTAACCGAATATAGCAACAATCCAGAGTGCCTCATTGGGGAATATTGTCAAGAAGAACAACTTTTATCTACGCTTATCAAAGAAAACGACGAATTAACACTCCATATATTTTTCTTAAATAAGTTAACACTCAGTTATTTGTTTGAAAATTTTCCGGCGGCAGTTGAGAATGCAAATCAGGGAGAGCAATACCTCAACGATGGCACAGGAATGCTATCTGTACCTGTCTTCTACTACTACGATTCTTTGTCCCGGCTTGCTGTTTATCCAACGGCTGAACCACCTCAACAAGAACAATTACTTTTGAAGGTTAGCGAAAACCAGGAAAAATTGCAGTTTCGAGCCAAATTCGCACCGATGAATTTCCAGCACAAATTTGATTTGGTGGAAGCAGAACGCTATCGGGTTCTGGGCGAAAAGATGGCAGCAATGGAATTGTACGATCGCGCCATTTCTCTTGCTAAAGAAAACGAATACATCCAAGAAGAAGCTTTGGGCAATGAACTAGCTGCCAAGTTCTACCTCGATTGGGGCAAAGAAAAAATCGCCCAAGCTTATATGCAAGAAGCTTATTACTGCTATGCCCGTTGGGGCGCTCAAGCTAAAACCGAGGACTTAGAAAAACGCTATCCCCAGCTCCTGGCTCCCATCTTACAAGGGCAACTTAATCGCTTTCAACTCAGTTCAACGGTCGATGCATCATCATTCCCACATCAAACCATTCACACAAACCTTTCTAGCAGCAGTATTTCTGAAGCCCTCGATTTTGACGCCATCTTTAAAGCCTCACAAGCTCTCTCCAGTGAAATTAAATTAGAGAAATTACTTACTACCCTATTGCAAGTGGTGATGGAAAATGCTGGGGCACAAAAAGCTGCCCTGCTTATACTCCAACAGGACAACTTAGTGGTTGAAGCTGTAGCCACCATCAATGAAGGAGTCACTTTAGTATCTGTGCCATTGTCAACCAGCCAAAACATTCCCATTACACTGGTAAACTCTGTCAAACGCACCTTAAAAACTGTTGTGCTGGATGATGCAACAGCACAAACTGATTTTATCGCCGACTCATATTTCATGCAACAACAACCTAAGAGTGTGTTGTGTACACCGATGTTAAATCAGGGTAAACTCATCGGGCTGCTATATCTAGAAAATCCGTTGACAATTGGTGCATTTACAAGCGATCGCACTGAAGTTATCCAACTGCTATGCACCCAAGCCGCCATCTCTTTAGATAATGCCCGTCTTTATCAAGAATCTCAAAATTATGCCCATCAACTAGAGCGATCGCTTGCTCAACTCCGTGCCAGTGAAGCCCGCTTCCAGAAAGTCGCTGATAATATTCCTGGGGCAATTTACCAACTACGTTTAAATCCTGACGGTTCAGTTTCAATGCCCTACATTAGTTCTGGCTGCTACAAACTTTATGAAGTCAAAGCAGAGGAAATAATGGCAGGAACACAAAATCTCCGTTCTCTGGAACATCCAGATGATTTTGCCAGCATTCAGCAGGCGATAATCTATTCTGCTGAAAACATCACACCATTTCGACACAAATGGCGAATTATCACACCTTCTGGAACCATGAAATGGATTCAAGGTGCATCCCAGCCAGAGCGACAAGCCGATGGATCGATTGTATGGGATGGCGTAGTTATAGATATTAGCGAAGGCAAACTTGCTGAAGCTGCACTACAAGAGTCTGAAGCTCATTTACGCCATAAATCTCAGGATTTAGAAGAAGCGGTGCAAAATTTCCAACAAGCCCAATTACAAATGGTGCAAAATGAAAAAATGGCAACCTTGGGTAACTTGGTTGCAGGAGTGGCACATGAAATTAATAATCCCATTGGGTTTCTCAAAGGCAGTGTCAACAATGCCGAAGAGTATATTCAAGACTTACTCGCCCATATCCAATGCTACCAAGAACATCATCCGACTCCTGCGATCGCAGTCATTGAGCATGGCCAAGAAATTGACCTAGAATTCTTGGCTGAGGATTTACCAAAATTAGTAAGCTCGATGAAGGTGGCTTCAGAACGAATTAAGGACATTAGCATCAGTCTCCGCACCTTCTCTAGAGCCGATACTACCGAAAAAGTTGCTTGTAATATCCATGAAGGGATTGAGAGTACGCTATTGATTTTGAAGTATCGCCTCAAAGCTAACGAAAAACGTCCAGCGATCAAAGTCATCACGGAATACGGAGAATTACCCCCTGTCAAGTGTTTTTTAGGGCAGTTAAATCAAGTATTTATGAACATTATTGCTAATGCAATTGATGCCTTAGATACATCCACTGAAGGGTGTTCTTTTGCCCAAGTACAAGCCAATCATCAGCAAATACTGATTCGCACCGAAGTATCCAGTGACCAACGCACGGTAGCAATTCGCATCAGAGATAACGGTCAGGGGATGCTAGAGGAGGTTAGAACGCGGATTTTTGACCACCTGTTTACAACTAAAGAGGTTGGCAAAGGTACGGGATTAGGATTAGCGATCGCTCGTCAAATTGTTGAGGAAACCCATGATGGGCGGTTGAGTTGCAATTCTGTGCTTGGTGAAGGAACAGAATTTGTCATTGAGATTCCAGTGTCTTAA